CGGATTCCGGCGGCGGCGTAACCACTGCGGGAACGGCGATGAATCCGTCACCAGGCTCCATTGTCGGTTCCATGCTCCCCGTCTCGACGTATCCGAGGAGCACTGGCTGGCCGAGCGCCTGCCCGAACAGCATCGCACCGACTGCGACAATGAGGATGATGAGAACGCCGTACTGGATTCCGTCGCCGAGTTTCACGATCCGAGGTAGACGGTACGTCTGTATAACAGTTTGTGGAAACAAATAGTGTTTTGTGGAAACACGTGGCGACAATACTCGCTGTGTGTCTCCCAAACGCTGCAATCCGCTATTTCTCCGTTTCAAGCGCTGAAACACCAGCGAAACCGCTCATTTAGCCGGCGTTCCGTTGGTACAAGCTCCGGTTTCTTGCTACCAGCCGAGCTTGATTCGTTTCAAGCACCTGAATACAAAGTAGGTGGGGGCCGATGGGTTCAGTAGAGACACGGGCGACTGTGTCCGGGAGTACACAAATGGCAATAAACAGACGGAACGTCTTGATCGGACTCGGTGCATTAGTCGGGGGCGGTGGGGCACTCGTCGGTACGGGTGCATTCACCACTGTGAGTGCTGAACGGACGGTAAGCGTCAGTACCGCGGGCGACGCGAGCGCGTTCTTGACGATTACCGGCGACGACGAATACGTCACCGATGACAGCGGCGACGGCACGCTCACGATTGACCTCGGCGGACCTGACGGCAATGACGGTGCGTCGGGCTTCAACGAGGAAGCGATTACGACGCTCACCGACGTGGTGACGATTACGAACAACGCTTCCGACGGTTCGAGCGCGACGGTAGGCGTGTCCACCGACGGGGCTGCTGACGCATCCGCGAATGGGAGCGCAACGCTCCTGTTGCAGGATGGCAACACCGATGTCGCGGAAGTCACGTTCTCCGTCGGCGGCGAGGATACGAACAGTATCGGATCGGGTAGCGCGAAGACGCTGGCGACGGGTGAATCTGCGTATCTCGACGTGAAGATCGATACGCGCCAGGATACGCTAGACAACTCGAATGCAGACACCGGCGATCTGACAATTGTCGCAGAAGAGGGGTCGAATAATCCCTGAACGCGGCAACTCAGTAGTGCGGCGCTGAATCGCCCGGTAGCAAGCAACATACAACGTAACTATATCACTCACTATGAGACGAAGACGATTCATGACGGCGGTTGGAACGATAGCAGTCGGGTCGGGAACGGTCCTCGGAACGGGAGCGTTCGACGTGACATCCTCGAATAGCAACTCGCAGCTCTCGATTGTGACCGGTGGTGACGATGCGAATCTCGACATCGTCCCCGGCAGCGAGATCTCGGGTGTTACTATGGGAGACGATGTCGTCGAAAATCCCGACTCCTCTCTCGACTACTTCGACAGTAACGGGAACATCGTATTTGACAAGCTCACAATCGATGACCTCCCGATCGCTGTCGTCAACAATCCCGGGCAGGGGATGGTCAACATTCAGGTGGCAGTCGCGGCTGGTACCCCTGCCAGCAGTATCGATTTCGACGATATCATCGCAATCCAGAACAACGAGTCGAGCCAGAACTACGAAGTCGGATTCACGTATTCGGGCTACGGCTCGGTCGTCGGCACGATCGTTCGGGGTGAAGAGATCAGCAAAAACGTCGCTCACGACGTGTTCGCCTTCGAGACGAGCGGCGGAGAGCAGATCTCTCCCGATGGGAGCGACGGGTCGTCGGCTACAAACTTAGTCCAGGTAGACAGCGGGAATCACCAGTTGGTCAACCTCCAAGTGAGTGCGGATAACAGCACACTGGTCGGTGCGTTCGGGGACGCTAATAACGGTCCTTACGCCGGAGCGGGTGACTTCTCGGACAGCGATGGGAACGGAACTCACGAGCCACTGATCACCGAAGTCACGGCAGGCGCAAACGAGGTGTGAGGCAGTCTGGATGGGGGGTAGAGAACAACGGAACGCCACTGCGGAACGATAGCCTGCGGAACATGCCGGCGACAGGGATGTTTCCTTCGGCAACGTCTTCCGCACGAACGTAACGATATGCTCACACGCCGACAGACCGTGATCGGAATCAGCGGCTTCCTGATTACCGGTGGTATTATCAGTTCGGCGGCATCGGAAGTGACTAGTTCGAGTACGAATGCGAGTTTTAGCGTCGTCTACGAGCGTTCGATTACGCTGACGCCGGCTACCGATCCGCCAGTCCACGTTCAGACGAACGAGGCTGGCTACGTGACTGCCATCACCCCCGGCGAGGGGACGGGTGTCAGCCAGCGTGCGATAACGCGGTTCGAGGATATCGTCCGTGTGACGAACGTCGGGACCGTCGGTATCTCCGGACTCACATTCTCGTTTGCCGCGACGAGTGACACGCTGTCCGACGGCGTCCTCGCGGATATCGAGTCGGCGTTAGCCGTCACAGCGGACGGCGAGACGCTGTCTCCCGCTGGTGAATCTGGCGATAATCTGTTGGAGATGAGCGAGCCAGACTCCGTTGCGGACGGCGTGCTCGACCCCGGCGAAAGCGTCCCGTTCGGAGTGCAGATTAACCTCGTCCCCGATAGCGGTCGTGGGACGCTCTCGGACCTCCCAGACGGCGAGTACGATATCGAACTCCGAATCGCTGTCGAGCGCGATGAGACTGCAGAATCGTAAGTATCTGGCAATGAGAGAAACTATGTATCTGTTGGCACTATTCTCTCCTCATAGATGGGTGGAAGTGGCCCCGGTACATTGCTCACTGAGCAGTCCGATGATGACGACGAACTTCATCGAGACGAGATATTCGACTTGATCAGTAATCGCCGTCGTCGCTACGCGATCCGGTACTGCAAAGAGGCCACCGGCCCCGTCTCACTGTCTGATCTTGCAGAACACGTTGCAGCGTGGGAACACGAGAAAACGGTCGAAGAGATCACCTCGCGGGAGCGAAAAAGCGTCTATACATCGCTCCAGCAGACGCACCTTCCGAGGCTTGATCGCGCCGGTATCATCGAATTCGAAGACGGGGAAGTCGAGTTAACCGACCGCATCCAAAGCCTCGACATCTATCTCGATATCGTCCCCGAAAACTCCGTTTCGTGGGGCGTATACTATCTCGGTCTGTCTGTGCTCTCTTGTGTTATCATCGCCGCACTTTGGCTCGAGGTTCTTCCGACAGATTCGATTCCGATGCTCGTCTACCCGACGCTCATCGTGGTGTTGTTCACTGTCTCTGCGGTCTACCACACGGTGGATAACTATCGGTATCGGTTCGACGAAATCGAGCAGGAGTGAGACCCGTGTTGAGTCGGGTCTCGGCTATAAGTCCAACCAGACGTTGGTGTCGTCCTCGTCCGGTGCGTAATGGTAGATTTCGTCCCCGTCAAT
This genomic stretch from Halogeometricum borinquense DSM 11551 harbors:
- a CDS encoding DUF7344 domain-containing protein, producing the protein MGGSGPGTLLTEQSDDDDELHRDEIFDLISNRRRRYAIRYCKEATGPVSLSDLAEHVAAWEHEKTVEEITSRERKSVYTSLQQTHLPRLDRAGIIEFEDGEVELTDRIQSLDIYLDIVPENSVSWGVYYLGLSVLSCVIIAALWLEVLPTDSIPMLVYPTLIVVLFTVSAVYHTVDNYRYRFDEIEQE